The Pseudoalteromonas translucida KMM 520 genome has a window encoding:
- the murJ gene encoding murein biosynthesis integral membrane protein MurJ, with translation MTMISRILGLVRDAVVANLLGAGAAADVFLFANRIPNFLRRLFAEGAFAQAFVPVLSEIKEQQGDDKVKLFVAQAAGTLGTILLIVTIVGVVASPVIAALFGTGWFIDWWQGGPDGEKFELASALLKLTFPYLFFVSLVALSGAVMNVYNRFAVAAFTPVLLNVSIIACAIFLHDQFSVGAYALAIGVFIGGVVQLLFQLPFLYRAKMLARPRWAWQDENVKKVRKLMLPALFGVSISQINLLLDTVIASLLMTGSIAWLYYSDRLIEFPLGLFGIGIATVILPALSKLHSSKKSSDFQHTLDWGVRFVIFLGLPAMIGLMIISPLIITVLFDHGAFKEAGIDHVKAVSLGVMAYSVGLVSFMLIKVLAPGFYARQDTKTPVRIGIITLVLNMVFNIMLAPFIGYLGLALATSMSASCNAFLLYRQLKKENVYQFSSMSLYFTLKCFVASIVMGLLVWFTSEQYSWTTWHFSEQVILLLVLLAIAGLSYFTLLFLMGVRLNTIKSVAITESN, from the coding sequence ATGACAATGATATCGCGTATTTTAGGGTTAGTTCGCGATGCGGTTGTTGCAAACCTCTTGGGAGCCGGTGCTGCGGCCGATGTTTTTTTGTTTGCTAATCGAATTCCTAACTTTTTACGTCGTTTATTTGCAGAAGGTGCGTTTGCTCAAGCATTTGTACCTGTATTAAGCGAAATAAAAGAGCAGCAAGGCGACGACAAGGTTAAACTTTTTGTTGCGCAAGCAGCAGGAACCTTAGGCACTATTTTATTAATAGTGACTATTGTAGGTGTGGTTGCGTCTCCGGTTATTGCTGCACTATTTGGTACAGGTTGGTTTATAGATTGGTGGCAAGGTGGCCCTGATGGCGAAAAGTTTGAGCTTGCCAGTGCATTGTTAAAGCTGACTTTTCCGTATTTATTTTTTGTCAGCCTTGTGGCGCTAAGTGGGGCGGTTATGAATGTATACAACCGCTTTGCTGTGGCTGCGTTTACCCCAGTGTTATTAAATGTATCTATTATTGCGTGTGCTATTTTTTTACATGACCAATTTTCGGTAGGTGCTTATGCATTAGCCATAGGTGTATTTATTGGTGGTGTGGTGCAATTACTGTTTCAGTTACCTTTTTTATATCGGGCAAAAATGTTGGCGCGCCCGCGCTGGGCTTGGCAAGACGAAAATGTAAAAAAAGTACGTAAATTAATGCTGCCTGCTTTGTTTGGGGTCTCTATTAGCCAAATAAACTTATTGCTCGATACCGTTATTGCTTCATTACTCATGACCGGCTCAATTGCTTGGTTGTATTACTCAGACCGCTTAATAGAATTTCCGCTGGGATTATTTGGTATTGGTATAGCAACGGTTATTTTACCGGCACTGTCAAAATTACATAGCAGTAAAAAAAGCAGTGATTTTCAGCATACCTTAGATTGGGGGGTACGCTTTGTAATATTTTTAGGGCTGCCTGCTATGATAGGGTTAATGATTATTAGCCCGCTTATTATTACCGTGTTGTTTGATCATGGTGCGTTTAAAGAAGCAGGGATTGATCATGTTAAAGCGGTGAGCTTAGGGGTAATGGCTTATTCGGTTGGTTTAGTCAGCTTTATGCTAATAAAGGTATTAGCCCCTGGATTTTACGCCCGTCAAGATACTAAAACCCCAGTGCGCATTGGTATTATTACCTTGGTACTTAATATGGTATTTAATATAATGCTTGCGCCTTTTATTGGCTATTTAGGATTGGCCTTAGCCACTTCAATGTCGGCAAGTTGTAATGCATTTTTGCTTTACAGGCAGCTTAAAAAAGAAAATGTGTACCAGTTTTCGTCAATGAGCTTATATTTTACCCTTAAATGCTTTGTTGCAAGTATTGTTATGGGGTTACTGGTTTGGTTTACCAGCGAGCAGTATAGTTGGACGACTTGGCACTTTAGCGAACAGGTTATTTTACTCCTAGTGTTGCTAGCAATTGCAGGGTTAAGTTACTTTACGCTGTTATTTTTGATGGGTGTGCGACTAAATACGATAAAAAGTGTAGCAATTACTGAATCGAACTAA
- a CDS encoding amidase, giving the protein MTKIDLDRRRLIQACGAIGGASMLGLSLASQASAAATVNTTKQPLGDYDSWDMSTMADLLRQGDISPLELTDSAIARFEANAALNMIAVNHFEQARAQAQKLNQLSTAQRTAKMASAPLLGVPFALKDLGVTMAGTITTNGCRFFKDNRVAENSTLVNRYQAVGLNIMAKLTSPEFGQTPTGESSLHGNTLNPWDTRYSSGGSSAGSAVAVAARVLPAAHGSDGGGSIRIPASHCGLFGLKPSRGRVASGPTNLESSMGLSVHHALTRSVRDSALLLQLTQGAEPGSRITLPNDNMLAAVNAKPKRLKIALMQSHPFGYPVHQDCTDALDKTVKLLTSLGHIVEAAQPTLPLEQMFKGMGIATSSGMLNAVQARELKLGRAARENEFEAIVWGHLQRAKEFTAQQMLEARSAFDQGGQAFDVFFNDYDFILTPVTTAPPPKIGELSLNQPYDSFVQQVLKASPIAALFNMTGLPAMSVPLHWNKNGLPIGVQFAGAYGSEAQLLTLAAQLEQAAPWADKRPPILS; this is encoded by the coding sequence ATGACTAAGATAGATTTAGATAGACGACGACTTATACAGGCGTGCGGCGCAATTGGTGGTGCGTCTATGCTAGGTTTATCACTTGCAAGTCAAGCATCGGCGGCTGCAACAGTAAACACCACTAAACAGCCGCTTGGTGACTACGACAGTTGGGACATGTCGACCATGGCGGATTTATTACGCCAAGGCGATATTAGTCCATTAGAATTAACCGACAGTGCAATTGCACGGTTTGAAGCAAATGCTGCGCTTAATATGATTGCCGTTAATCATTTTGAGCAAGCGCGCGCGCAAGCACAAAAGTTAAACCAATTAAGCACTGCACAGCGAACAGCTAAAATGGCCAGCGCACCGCTGTTAGGTGTACCGTTTGCGCTTAAAGATTTAGGCGTAACTATGGCCGGTACTATTACTACTAATGGTTGTCGTTTTTTTAAAGATAACCGTGTGGCTGAAAATTCAACCTTAGTTAATCGCTATCAAGCCGTGGGACTAAACATTATGGCTAAGCTTACCAGCCCTGAGTTTGGTCAAACGCCTACAGGTGAGTCGAGCTTGCATGGCAACACGCTTAACCCGTGGGATACCCGCTATAGTAGTGGCGGCTCATCGGCAGGCTCTGCGGTGGCGGTTGCAGCGAGAGTTTTACCCGCAGCTCATGGTAGCGATGGTGGCGGCTCTATTCGTATACCTGCATCGCATTGTGGGCTATTTGGGCTTAAACCAAGCCGTGGCCGGGTGGCCTCTGGCCCCACTAACCTAGAAAGCTCAATGGGGTTATCGGTTCATCATGCGCTTACCCGCAGTGTGCGCGACAGTGCATTGCTGCTGCAGCTAACGCAAGGGGCAGAGCCTGGGTCGCGTATTACCCTGCCTAACGATAATATGTTAGCTGCGGTTAACGCCAAACCAAAGCGTCTTAAAATAGCATTAATGCAAAGCCATCCATTTGGTTACCCTGTGCATCAAGATTGTACCGATGCCTTAGATAAAACCGTTAAATTGCTGACTAGCTTAGGCCACATTGTTGAAGCAGCTCAGCCAACTTTGCCACTTGAGCAGATGTTTAAAGGCATGGGCATAGCCACTTCAAGCGGCATGCTTAATGCAGTACAAGCTAGAGAATTAAAACTAGGGCGTGCAGCACGTGAAAACGAGTTTGAAGCCATTGTTTGGGGGCACTTGCAGCGGGCTAAAGAATTTACAGCTCAGCAAATGTTGGAGGCACGCAGTGCCTTTGATCAGGGCGGACAAGCTTTTGATGTGTTTTTTAACGACTACGACTTTATTTTGACACCAGTGACCACAGCGCCACCACCAAAAATTGGTGAACTCAGTTTAAATCAACCCTACGATTCATTTGTGCAACAGGTATTAAAAGCATCACCCATTGCAGCGTTATTTAATATGACAGGTTTACCAGCAATGTCGGTGCCACTGCATTGGAATAAGAATGGCTTGCCAATTGGTGTGCAATTTGCCGGTGCGTATGGCAGTGAGGCGCAGTTGCTTACGCTGGCCGCGCAATTAGAGCAAGCCGCACCGTGGGCAGATAAAAGGCCGCCTATATTAAGCTAA
- a CDS encoding acyl-CoA dehydrogenase family protein: MDFTFTEDQLMFREAISRFLMTEAAPETLREIWETDAGRSPELRNKMAEQGLTALSVPEQFGGLGMGDIAWSLMTQELGYYAIPDSLADTAYVGSGVFSALDDSVACKADYLAKICDGELRLAIGHQCSELVSDAHLAQVLLMQHADEVHLVPRDQVNNVVNLSIDSSRRLSQVTWQPTAETCIAQGEAGKKIWNDTLNRGALSVAGQLLGLAQRMLDLTVDYSVQRKQFGKAIGSFQAVKHHLADVAGKIEIAKPVLYRAACSLENNHPLTDVHVSQARNFCSEAAALAARHGIQIHGAMGYTWEVDLQMFMKRSWALNNTWGDSIFHRARVQNYVLNSDVDLAPSKTFEAIL; this comes from the coding sequence ATGGATTTTACCTTTACTGAAGACCAATTAATGTTTCGTGAAGCTATCAGCCGTTTTTTAATGACTGAGGCAGCACCAGAAACACTACGCGAAATATGGGAAACCGACGCGGGTCGCTCTCCCGAATTAAGAAATAAAATGGCAGAGCAAGGGCTTACTGCGCTATCAGTGCCAGAGCAGTTTGGCGGTTTGGGAATGGGCGATATAGCGTGGTCATTAATGACCCAAGAGCTAGGTTATTACGCTATTCCAGATTCGCTTGCCGATACGGCTTATGTAGGCAGTGGCGTATTTTCAGCCCTTGATGATAGCGTAGCCTGTAAAGCTGATTACTTAGCTAAAATTTGCGATGGCGAGCTGCGCTTAGCTATTGGCCATCAATGCAGTGAGCTGGTATCGGATGCACATTTAGCGCAAGTACTACTTATGCAACATGCAGATGAAGTGCATTTAGTACCGCGTGATCAAGTAAATAACGTCGTTAATTTAAGTATTGATTCGTCGCGCCGCTTATCGCAAGTGACGTGGCAGCCAACAGCCGAAACCTGTATTGCACAGGGCGAGGCGGGCAAAAAAATATGGAATGACACGCTTAATCGCGGGGCGCTCTCGGTTGCTGGGCAATTACTCGGTTTAGCGCAGCGCATGCTCGATTTAACCGTTGATTATAGTGTACAGCGTAAACAATTTGGCAAAGCAATTGGTAGCTTTCAGGCTGTTAAGCATCATTTAGCCGATGTAGCAGGAAAAATTGAAATTGCAAAACCGGTACTGTATCGCGCGGCGTGTTCACTAGAAAATAACCACCCTTTAACTGACGTGCATGTTTCACAAGCGCGTAATTTTTGCAGCGAAGCAGCAGCACTTGCAGCGCGCCACGGGATTCAAATTCACGGTGCTATGGGGTATACCTGGGAAGTAGACCTGCAAATGTTTATGAAACGCAGTTGGGCATTAAATAACACCTGGGGTGACAGTATTTTTCATCGTGCACGAGTGCAAAATTATGTGCTTAATTCTGATGTCGATCTGGCACCTTCTAAAACATTTGAGGCGATACTATGA
- the ribF gene encoding bifunctional riboflavin kinase/FAD synthetase encodes MELIRGIHNIRSQHFGCVLTIGNFDGVHLGHAEVLKGLLIDAKANNLPSTVMLFEPQPQEFFAKSNAPARLTRLRDKLLLLSELGIERVICISFNQQFANMHAEQFVSDILIKKLGVKALTVGDDFRFGKQRQGNFDLLVSMGKQASMDVKSTASFRQLNARVSSTLIREALAAGDLSTAKVMLGHNYAISGRVIHGWKRGRELGFRTANIALKRQVCPVNGVFAVQATIAGKQVYGVANIGNKPTFNGTRALLEVHLFDFAQDIYGQFMHVELIKKLRDEKKFETLTQLTVQIATDVAAAKQCFGLN; translated from the coding sequence ATGGAGTTAATTAGAGGTATACACAATATTCGCTCACAACATTTTGGTTGTGTGCTTACTATTGGTAATTTTGATGGTGTTCACTTAGGTCATGCTGAAGTATTAAAAGGCTTACTTATTGATGCTAAAGCAAATAATTTACCTAGTACGGTAATGTTGTTTGAGCCCCAACCACAAGAGTTTTTTGCTAAAAGTAATGCGCCAGCGCGTTTAACTCGCTTACGAGATAAACTGCTATTGCTCAGCGAGTTAGGTATTGAACGAGTTATTTGTATTAGCTTTAATCAGCAATTTGCAAATATGCATGCAGAGCAATTTGTTAGTGATATTTTAATTAAAAAGCTAGGCGTTAAGGCATTAACGGTTGGTGATGATTTTAGGTTTGGCAAGCAGCGACAAGGTAATTTTGACTTACTTGTAAGTATGGGCAAACAAGCGAGCATGGATGTTAAAAGCACCGCGAGTTTTCGCCAATTAAATGCTAGAGTAAGCAGTACTTTAATTCGTGAAGCGCTTGCCGCTGGTGACTTAAGCACTGCAAAGGTAATGCTTGGCCACAACTATGCCATTTCGGGACGTGTTATACATGGTTGGAAACGCGGCCGAGAGCTGGGTTTTAGAACCGCAAATATAGCGCTTAAACGTCAAGTTTGCCCGGTAAATGGGGTGTTTGCTGTGCAAGCAACTATAGCTGGAAAACAAGTTTATGGGGTTGCCAATATAGGCAATAAGCCCACCTTTAATGGAACTCGTGCCTTATTAGAAGTTCATCTTTTTGATTTTGCACAAGACATTTATGGACAATTTATGCATGTGGAGTTGATTAAAAAACTCCGCGATGAGAAAAAATTCGAGACATTAACACAATTAACGGTGCAAATAGCAACTGACGTTGCCGCCGCTAAGCAGTGTTTTGGTTTAAATTAG
- a CDS encoding SDR family oxidoreductase, producing the protein MGICQQRTVIITGSGGGLGRAYALAFAAEGANVVVNDIRLDAAKAVVDEIITAGGKAIANSSDITTKATAQQIVDDAIAAFGEVHVLVNNAGVLRDGMFVNSDEDAWDMVMRVHLKGHFCLANILSRRWRDQSKAGNPVAARIINTSSGAGLQGSVGQANYSAAKGGVATLTLVQASELARYGITANALAPAARTAMTESAMPDLVKKPEDDSFDAWAPENVAPLVVWLGSEASTAVTGQIFETQGGRISLCDGWRTGPTIDKGARLNVNEIAGVIEQLNAQAVAPQKVWGSK; encoded by the coding sequence ATGGGTATTTGCCAACAGCGTACAGTTATTATTACCGGAAGTGGCGGTGGATTAGGCCGTGCTTATGCACTTGCCTTTGCCGCAGAAGGCGCCAATGTGGTAGTGAACGACATTCGCCTTGATGCTGCAAAAGCAGTGGTTGATGAAATTATTACTGCCGGCGGTAAAGCGATTGCTAATAGCAGCGATATTACTACCAAGGCTACGGCGCAACAGATAGTAGATGATGCCATTGCCGCCTTTGGCGAAGTGCATGTGCTAGTTAACAATGCTGGTGTATTGCGCGATGGTATGTTTGTTAATTCGGATGAAGATGCTTGGGATATGGTAATGCGAGTGCATCTTAAAGGACATTTTTGTTTAGCTAATATTTTAAGCCGTCGCTGGCGCGATCAGTCAAAAGCGGGTAACCCAGTAGCTGCACGTATTATTAACACCAGCTCTGGCGCGGGCTTACAAGGTTCGGTAGGGCAAGCAAATTATTCTGCAGCAAAAGGCGGCGTTGCGACGCTTACTTTAGTACAAGCGTCGGAATTGGCGCGTTACGGTATTACCGCTAATGCATTGGCACCGGCAGCACGCACCGCAATGACCGAATCAGCAATGCCTGATCTAGTGAAAAAACCAGAAGATGATAGTTTTGATGCCTGGGCCCCCGAAAATGTAGCGCCGCTGGTTGTTTGGTTAGGTAGTGAGGCATCGACAGCCGTAACAGGGCAAATATTTGAAACGCAAGGCGGTCGTATCTCATTATGTGATGGCTGGCGTACTGGCCCCACTATTGATAAAGGCGCACGCTTAAATGTAAATGAAATTGCCGGCGTGATTGAGCAATTAAATGCCCAAGCTGTGGCACCACAAAAGGTATGGGGTAGTAAATAA
- the rpsT gene encoding 30S ribosomal protein S20 gives MANIKSAKKRAITSEKNRQHNASRRSMMRTYFKKVIVAIEAGDKEAAQQAFSVATPILDRYATKGLIHKNKAARHKSRIAAKIKAL, from the coding sequence TTGGCTAACATCAAGTCTGCAAAAAAACGCGCTATTACAAGCGAAAAAAACCGTCAGCACAACGCAAGTCGTCGTTCAATGATGCGTACTTACTTCAAAAAAGTAATCGTAGCTATTGAAGCTGGTGATAAAGAAGCTGCACAGCAAGCTTTTTCTGTTGCTACACCTATCCTAGACCGTTACGCAACTAAGGGTCTAATTCACAAAAACAAAGCTGCTCGTCATAAGAGCCGCATAGCTGCTAAAATTAAAGCACTATAA
- a CDS encoding acetyl-CoA C-acetyltransferase has translation MTHAYIVDALRTPTGRRKGGLAHVHAIDLGAAVLKPLVERNNIPAEDYDDVIFGCVDTIGSQAGNIARTSWLAAGLAMNVPGTTVDRQCGSSQQAVHFAAQAIMSGTQDVIAVGGVQTMTQIPISSAMLAGQPLGFSTPFAESKLWDARFGDAPVNQFYAAQRIADHWGISRADMEVFALESHRRALAAAAEGRFDREIVAIEGLTADETPRESSLAKMAELEPVDPTYPSITAAVSSSVCDASAAMLIVSERALKKYNLTPRARIHHVSVLGDDPIWHLRAPIPATIAALKKANLTLDDIDLVEINEAFASVVMAWLKETGYSHEKTNVNGGAIALGHPLGATGVRLMTGLLHELERTGGRYGLQTMCEGGGLANVTIIERL, from the coding sequence ATGACCCATGCATATATTGTAGATGCACTGCGTACACCTACAGGCAGACGCAAAGGCGGCCTTGCCCATGTACATGCCATAGACTTAGGTGCAGCAGTATTAAAACCTTTGGTTGAGCGCAATAACATACCCGCAGAAGATTACGATGATGTAATTTTTGGCTGTGTAGACACGATAGGCTCGCAAGCAGGAAACATTGCCCGCACCAGTTGGTTAGCGGCAGGGTTGGCCATGAATGTACCGGGTACTACGGTTGATAGACAATGTGGCTCATCGCAACAAGCCGTGCATTTTGCTGCGCAAGCGATTATGAGCGGCACGCAAGATGTGATAGCGGTAGGCGGCGTGCAAACGATGACGCAAATTCCTATTTCGTCAGCCATGTTAGCCGGGCAACCACTTGGCTTTAGTACGCCGTTTGCAGAGAGTAAATTGTGGGATGCACGCTTTGGCGATGCGCCGGTAAATCAGTTTTATGCCGCTCAGCGCATTGCCGATCATTGGGGTATAAGCCGCGCCGATATGGAAGTGTTTGCCCTAGAAAGTCACCGCCGTGCATTAGCGGCAGCAGCAGAGGGGCGCTTTGATCGAGAAATAGTGGCGATTGAAGGATTAACAGCTGATGAAACACCTAGAGAAAGTAGTTTGGCTAAAATGGCTGAACTTGAGCCGGTTGACCCTACTTACCCAAGTATTACAGCTGCGGTTTCGAGCTCAGTGTGCGATGCATCAGCAGCAATGCTTATTGTGTCTGAGCGCGCATTAAAAAAATATAACCTTACCCCAAGAGCGCGTATTCATCATGTTAGCGTACTGGGAGATGACCCTATTTGGCATCTTAGAGCGCCCATTCCAGCTACTATCGCGGCATTAAAAAAAGCGAATCTTACGCTTGATGATATTGATTTAGTGGAAATTAATGAAGCGTTTGCCTCTGTAGTAATGGCATGGTTAAAAGAAACCGGTTACAGCCATGAAAAAACTAATGTTAATGGTGGTGCTATTGCACTTGGCCATCCGCTTGGTGCTACGGGCGTGCGTTTAATGACCGGGTTATTACATGAATTAGAGCGTACAGGCGGGCGTTATGGCCTACAAACAATGTGCGAAGGCGGCGGTTTAGCTAATGTCACTATCATTGAACGATTATAA
- a CDS encoding response regulator — protein MNTQLAILIVDDVSTVRSFLSQTLMHLGIENVKEASTAAQCINECRAANYNMIFLDIELPDGDGKELIEQINQLNPETIVVMVSAHSGVENVKDAIDKGAKGFVVKPFSPKKIAAMLKKFYPELEGV, from the coding sequence ATGAACACGCAGCTTGCAATTTTAATCGTTGATGATGTTAGTACTGTGCGCAGCTTTTTAAGCCAAACATTGATGCATTTAGGCATAGAAAACGTAAAAGAAGCATCAACTGCCGCACAATGTATTAATGAGTGTCGTGCTGCAAATTATAACATGATTTTTTTAGATATAGAGTTACCTGATGGCGATGGTAAAGAGTTAATTGAGCAAATTAATCAACTGAACCCAGAAACAATCGTGGTTATGGTGTCGGCGCACTCAGGGGTTGAAAATGTTAAAGATGCGATTGATAAAGGAGCCAAGGGTTTTGTGGTAAAGCCTTTTTCTCCTAAAAAAATAGCAGCTATGCTGAAAAAGTTTTATCCCGAGCTAGAAGGGGTTTAA
- a CDS encoding acyl-CoA dehydrogenase family protein: protein MKLTYTTEQQNFRMEVRQWLAENVPAEKLPTYDTKAGFELHRQWERKLHKAGFSMVMWPKEYGGRGCNLIDWLIFEEEYYGAGAPGRVNQNGQLLLGSTLLEFGTEQQKSHFLPRMASSEDMWAQAWSEPNAGSDMANISSKAILNGDHYIVNGQKTWSTRATYADWAFGLFRSEAGSQRHHGLSFLMVPLDAEGVTIRPIKALDGEDAFAEIFFDNVKVPVEHRIGEEGKGWHVAMATAGFERGLLLRSPARFQQPVRKLVQLYRDNKAAADRDPAIGAAVAKCWADAEAYALSAYNTVGRISHGDKIGAESSLNKVFWSELDLLIHQTAMDILGTCGELLSSAALGEEHGYWLNGFLFSQAGPIYAGANEIQRNIVAERMLGLPR, encoded by the coding sequence ATGAAACTAACTTATACAACAGAGCAACAAAATTTCCGTATGGAAGTGCGTCAGTGGCTTGCAGAAAATGTACCTGCAGAAAAACTGCCCACTTACGACACCAAAGCAGGCTTTGAGCTGCATCGTCAATGGGAGCGCAAGCTACATAAAGCGGGTTTTTCTATGGTTATGTGGCCTAAAGAATATGGCGGCCGCGGGTGTAACTTAATTGACTGGCTTATTTTTGAAGAAGAATATTACGGCGCAGGTGCACCTGGGCGAGTAAATCAAAATGGCCAGCTATTACTTGGATCTACTTTACTTGAATTTGGTACGGAGCAGCAAAAATCGCACTTTTTACCGCGTATGGCATCAAGTGAAGACATGTGGGCGCAAGCCTGGTCTGAACCCAATGCTGGCTCAGATATGGCCAACATTAGCAGTAAAGCAATTCTTAATGGCGACCATTACATTGTGAATGGCCAAAAAACCTGGTCTACCCGTGCTACTTATGCCGATTGGGCATTTGGCTTGTTTCGCTCAGAAGCAGGTTCGCAGCGCCATCATGGTTTGTCTTTTTTAATGGTACCGCTGGATGCAGAGGGCGTAACTATTCGCCCAATTAAAGCGTTGGATGGGGAAGATGCCTTTGCAGAAATATTTTTTGATAACGTGAAAGTGCCGGTTGAACACCGTATTGGTGAAGAAGGCAAAGGCTGGCATGTGGCAATGGCAACGGCAGGTTTTGAGCGTGGTTTGTTGCTGCGCTCACCGGCGCGTTTTCAGCAACCTGTGCGCAAACTAGTGCAGCTGTACCGCGATAACAAAGCGGCTGCCGATCGCGACCCAGCCATTGGTGCTGCGGTGGCTAAATGTTGGGCTGATGCAGAAGCCTATGCGCTGTCGGCTTACAACACTGTAGGGCGTATTAGTCATGGCGATAAAATTGGCGCTGAATCGAGCCTAAATAAAGTGTTTTGGTCAGAGCTAGATTTACTTATTCATCAAACGGCGATGGATATTTTGGGCACGTGTGGTGAGTTACTCTCATCAGCAGCACTTGGTGAGGAGCATGGTTATTGGTTAAACGGCTTTTTATTCTCTCAAGCTGGGCCAATTTATGCGGGTGCCAATGAAATTCAAAGAAATATTGTTGCTGAGCGTATGCTTGGCCTACCTAGATAG